The following coding sequences lie in one Brevibacterium marinum genomic window:
- a CDS encoding fumarylacetoacetate hydrolase family protein, with product MELLRLGPIGHEIPVVRDDDVHYDLRPLTADIDEHFFAESGIDQVRSALSKGELDVIAGAEDLRIGAPISRPSAVVCVGMNYAAHAREAGAEPPEAPVVFFKMPSTIAGPYDQLELPPYATKADWEVELGVVIGRRAFRVASAEDAYSHVAGYVLGNDLSERRFQIEESGGQWSKGKNLPGFTPLGPWIRPAAEVDPGALRLRSWVNGQVRQDSTTSDLIFDVGQIIHQLSQTMPFEPGDVILTGTPQGVAMSGKFPYLADRDVVEMEIDGLGRHRQLVTVTR from the coding sequence ATGGAATTGCTGCGTTTGGGCCCCATCGGCCACGAGATCCCGGTAGTCCGCGACGACGACGTCCACTACGATCTGCGCCCCCTGACTGCTGACATCGACGAACACTTCTTTGCCGAGAGCGGCATCGACCAGGTCCGCTCCGCACTGAGTAAGGGGGAGCTGGACGTCATCGCCGGAGCGGAGGATCTGCGCATCGGCGCGCCCATTTCGCGCCCTTCGGCTGTAGTGTGCGTGGGTATGAATTACGCGGCGCATGCTCGGGAGGCGGGGGCAGAGCCGCCCGAGGCACCGGTCGTCTTCTTCAAGATGCCCTCTACGATCGCCGGCCCCTATGATCAGTTGGAGCTTCCGCCCTATGCCACTAAGGCCGATTGGGAGGTCGAGCTGGGGGTGGTCATCGGCCGCAGGGCCTTCCGAGTTGCCTCAGCGGAGGACGCCTATTCGCACGTCGCAGGCTATGTGCTGGGCAATGATCTGTCCGAACGCAGGTTCCAAATCGAGGAATCCGGAGGTCAGTGGTCAAAGGGGAAGAACCTCCCCGGTTTCACACCCCTGGGACCGTGGATCAGGCCCGCCGCCGAGGTGGACCCCGGGGCCCTGCGACTGCGCAGTTGGGTCAACGGCCAGGTTCGTCAGGATTCGACGACGAGTGACCTGATCTTCGATGTCGGGCAGATCATCCATCAGCTCAGCCAGACGATGCCCTTCGAACCCGGAGACGTGATCCTGACAGGTACACCGCAGGGCGTGGCGATGTCGGGGAAGTTCCCGTACCTGGCCGACAGAGACGTCGTAGAGATGGAGATCGACGGGCTCGGCCGACACCGGCAGCTCGTGACCGTCACCCGGTGA
- a CDS encoding universal stress protein, which translates to MSIVVGIAPGQDNRAAVELGIVLARSYGRRLVAAAVDSTAWPMSPVHFESEYQKKLRRVAEEALDEVRALLPDDIESECVVHSARSSRRGLLEMCQKENAFRLVVGPAEDGKPGRIALGSVSTGLLHSASLPVALAPVGYRAAPGARLRRITAAYSGSSTSADLILGAAIVSAESGVPFRIASFAPRSRVISAAGVGLDVESSVIDEWANVIRQDTDEILCSIDQLQIKPGETDVAIGTGPDWESALTAVEWEEPEAMMLGSSGLGALKRVSLGSHAMRILQHSPVPIVVVPRRAKSDYTASAV; encoded by the coding sequence ATGAGCATCGTCGTCGGCATCGCGCCCGGTCAGGACAACAGGGCGGCAGTGGAACTCGGGATCGTGCTCGCGCGGTCCTACGGGCGCCGGCTCGTCGCAGCGGCCGTCGACTCCACCGCTTGGCCGATGAGCCCCGTGCACTTCGAGAGCGAATACCAGAAGAAGCTCCGCAGAGTCGCCGAGGAGGCGCTGGACGAGGTGCGGGCGCTCCTTCCCGATGACATCGAGTCCGAATGCGTGGTCCACAGTGCCCGTTCATCACGACGTGGACTGCTCGAGATGTGTCAGAAGGAGAATGCATTCCGCCTCGTCGTCGGTCCCGCAGAGGACGGGAAGCCGGGCCGAATCGCACTGGGCTCGGTCTCCACCGGACTGCTGCACAGCGCCAGTCTGCCGGTGGCGCTGGCGCCGGTCGGATACAGGGCCGCACCCGGTGCTCGCCTTCGCAGGATCACGGCCGCATACAGCGGTTCGTCCACCTCGGCGGATCTCATCCTCGGAGCCGCGATTGTCTCCGCCGAGTCCGGGGTGCCCTTCCGCATTGCGTCCTTCGCGCCCCGGTCGCGGGTGATCTCTGCCGCTGGCGTGGGACTCGACGTCGAGTCAAGCGTCATCGACGAATGGGCCAACGTGATCCGGCAGGACACCGACGAGATCCTGTGCTCGATCGATCAGCTTCAGATCAAGCCGGGCGAGACCGATGTGGCCATCGGGACCGGACCGGACTGGGAGAGCGCGCTGACCGCGGTGGAATGGGAGGAGCCCGAAGCCATGATGCTCGGCTCCTCCGGTCTCGGCGCGCTCAAGCGTGTGTCCCTGGGCAGCCACGCCATGCGAATCCTGCAGCACTCCCCGGTGCCCATCGTCGTGGTCCCCCGGCGGGCGAAGTCCGACTACACGGCATCGGCCGTCTGA
- a CDS encoding APC family permease, translating to MATLRQQLFRVKPVPQQGGEAEGDLKRTIGLFSLTMIGVGSTIGTGIFFILSESVPVAGPAVIWSFVIAGLVAGLAVICYAELAGSVPVSGSSYSYAYATLGELPAMGVAACLLLEYGVAGAAVAVGWSQYVNQLLFNLVGFEIPHALAYAPEEGGVVNLPAILLLAMCCFLLVRGTGESVVINTIMVCTKIGVLLFFVLVGVTGWNVDNFADFAPFGFSGVIAGSGLIFFSYVGMDAVATAGDETKNPKKTMPRALIAALLIVTTVYVLVAIAALSAQPWQEFEGQSAGLSAILENIVGAQWPGTVVAAGAVISIFSVTLVSIYGQTRILFTMSRDGMMPKLFGDVNPRTLTPVKGTIVVTIVIAVLAGFIPLNFLAEMTSIGTLVAFVVVSLAVIILRVREPDLERGFKVPFYPVLPVLAIIGCLWIISNLQIITIVVFLIWTAVILGLYFIFGRRSSVLGKQRAGLAGSDGIDTPGGEK from the coding sequence ATGGCAACTCTGCGACAGCAGCTCTTCCGAGTTAAACCGGTCCCGCAGCAGGGAGGGGAGGCCGAAGGCGATCTCAAGCGCACGATCGGTCTGTTCTCGCTGACCATGATCGGCGTCGGGTCGACCATCGGCACCGGCATCTTCTTCATCCTCTCCGAATCCGTGCCCGTGGCCGGACCCGCGGTGATCTGGTCGTTCGTCATCGCCGGCCTCGTCGCGGGCCTCGCAGTCATCTGCTATGCCGAACTCGCCGGCAGCGTGCCCGTATCCGGCTCCTCCTACTCCTACGCATACGCGACCCTCGGGGAGCTGCCGGCGATGGGGGTCGCTGCCTGTCTGCTCCTCGAATACGGGGTCGCCGGGGCCGCGGTCGCCGTCGGCTGGTCGCAGTACGTCAATCAACTGCTGTTCAACCTCGTCGGGTTCGAGATCCCCCATGCCCTGGCCTATGCGCCGGAGGAGGGCGGAGTCGTCAACCTGCCGGCCATCCTGCTCCTGGCCATGTGCTGCTTCCTGCTGGTCAGAGGTACAGGCGAGTCCGTCGTCATCAACACCATCATGGTGTGCACGAAGATCGGCGTCCTCCTCTTCTTCGTACTCGTCGGAGTCACCGGCTGGAACGTCGACAACTTCGCCGACTTCGCCCCCTTCGGCTTCTCCGGGGTCATCGCCGGCTCCGGCCTGATCTTCTTCAGCTACGTCGGCATGGACGCCGTCGCCACCGCCGGTGATGAGACCAAGAACCCGAAGAAGACCATGCCGCGGGCACTCATCGCCGCGCTCCTCATCGTCACCACCGTCTACGTGCTCGTGGCCATCGCGGCCCTGTCCGCCCAGCCGTGGCAGGAGTTCGAAGGCCAGAGCGCCGGGCTGTCTGCGATCCTCGAGAACATCGTCGGTGCCCAATGGCCGGGCACCGTCGTCGCCGCCGGTGCCGTGATCTCGATCTTCTCCGTCACGCTCGTCTCGATCTACGGCCAGACCCGCATCCTGTTCACGATGTCGCGCGACGGGATGATGCCCAAGCTCTTCGGCGACGTCAATCCGCGCACACTGACCCCGGTCAAGGGAACGATCGTCGTGACGATCGTCATCGCCGTTCTGGCCGGCTTCATCCCACTGAATTTCCTCGCCGAGATGACGAGCATCGGCACCCTCGTCGCCTTCGTCGTCGTGTCCTTGGCGGTGATCATCCTGCGTGTGCGCGAACCCGACCTCGAGCGCGGTTTCAAGGTGCCCTTCTACCCGGTCCTGCCGGTGCTCGCGATCATCGGGTGTCTGTGGATCATCAGCAACCTGCAGATCATCACGATCGTCGTCTTCCTCATCTGGACCGCGGTGATCCTCGGGCTGTACTTCATCTTCGGCCGCAGGTCTTCGGTCCTCGGCAAGCAGCGGGCAGGACTTGCCGGCAGTGACGGAATCGATACCCCTGGAGGAGAGAAATGA
- a CDS encoding CGNR zinc finger domain-containing protein — MDFEHVGNAPCLELANSVPDRREEGDRDWLGSAEIADGWARSLDLELASTPSGRDLADLRAFREDVFETFTAIASGTQAPQRSLNSITDAHSRGLRTRGYRPSGRGIVRDWPRMWDVPSLIALFADSALKELTGDRLDRVKSCPSCGWLFVDTSRNRSRRWCSMQTCGGRDKALRHYRKTRD; from the coding sequence ATGGACTTCGAACATGTCGGCAACGCTCCCTGTCTGGAATTGGCCAACTCGGTCCCCGATCGGCGGGAGGAGGGCGACCGCGATTGGCTGGGGTCAGCGGAGATCGCAGACGGATGGGCCCGATCGCTCGACCTCGAGCTGGCATCGACGCCCTCGGGCCGAGACCTCGCCGACCTGCGTGCCTTCAGGGAAGACGTCTTCGAAACGTTCACGGCGATCGCCTCGGGCACGCAGGCCCCGCAACGGAGCCTGAACTCCATCACCGATGCACATTCGCGGGGCCTGAGGACCCGGGGGTACCGGCCGTCAGGACGAGGCATCGTCCGCGATTGGCCGAGGATGTGGGACGTGCCCTCGCTCATCGCCCTTTTCGCGGATTCAGCATTGAAGGAGCTGACCGGCGATCGCCTTGATCGGGTCAAGTCGTGCCCGAGCTGCGGGTGGCTCTTCGTCGACACGTCACGCAACCGCAGCCGCCGCTGGTGTTCGATGCAGACCTGCGGAGGTCGTGACAAGGCGCTAAGGCATTATCGGAAGACCCGCGACTGA
- a CDS encoding MFS transporter, with protein MNSPFRWLWTGAGLSNLGDGVTLTALPLISLAAGASPGEVALVTTLATIAWPAFGLHAGWLVDRFPPQRLLAVVNGLRALALLGLSAAIALDTAVTLAVFTAAFIYGLAETLVDTSLIAGIPRTVARAELTGANSRIEATINIANQLAGPPLAGLLLGATGLLAAASGTGLYSLAAIAGIGLIRSMHRHTRGDSNAGEDAADSHGPGRSPSETTQGTSSPSSSRGIREGIRFLFSHRLQRELTLMTAAMSMVWGAWTATFVLYAVAPGPLNLSSAAYGWLLTAMAIGGIMSSALTERLQARFSTTALLFVDAIGTLGLVLPAALGAPLPIIVVGLVTAGAGSTIWRIIVAVIRQQTTPRHLIGRVYSASRVVNWGALPLGAALAALGVETLGVPGVFWIGSGLSIGICGWLTAAMPRMKARIDEAEAEAEAEAEAEAEVIFNLKVDKQSKRP; from the coding sequence GTGAACTCACCATTCCGCTGGCTGTGGACCGGGGCCGGACTGTCGAACCTCGGCGACGGGGTGACTCTCACTGCACTCCCGCTGATCTCTCTCGCAGCGGGCGCGAGCCCGGGGGAAGTCGCACTCGTCACGACGCTGGCAACGATCGCGTGGCCGGCCTTCGGGCTGCATGCAGGGTGGCTCGTCGACCGCTTCCCGCCCCAACGCCTGCTCGCCGTGGTCAACGGACTGCGGGCCCTCGCGCTTCTCGGACTGTCGGCCGCCATTGCCTTGGACACCGCCGTGACTCTCGCAGTCTTCACAGCGGCCTTCATCTACGGCCTGGCGGAAACCCTGGTCGACACATCCCTCATCGCCGGCATCCCCCGCACGGTCGCGCGAGCCGAGCTCACCGGCGCGAACTCGCGTATCGAAGCGACCATCAATATCGCGAATCAACTCGCGGGACCGCCTCTTGCCGGTTTGCTCCTCGGCGCCACGGGGCTCCTCGCAGCGGCTTCGGGCACCGGACTGTATTCACTTGCAGCGATCGCCGGAATCGGCCTGATCCGCTCGATGCACCGCCATACACGAGGTGACAGCAACGCCGGCGAGGACGCCGCCGACAGCCACGGACCGGGACGCTCCCCTTCAGAAACGACGCAAGGCACCTCGAGCCCGAGCAGCTCGCGCGGGATCAGGGAAGGCATCCGCTTCCTCTTCAGCCATCGCCTGCAGCGCGAACTCACACTCATGACCGCGGCCATGAGCATGGTCTGGGGCGCATGGACCGCAACGTTCGTCCTCTACGCAGTCGCTCCTGGCCCACTCAACCTCAGCAGTGCCGCCTACGGCTGGCTGCTCACCGCGATGGCGATCGGCGGCATCATGTCGTCAGCCCTCACCGAACGCCTGCAGGCAAGATTCTCGACGACCGCACTGCTCTTCGTCGATGCGATCGGCACACTCGGCCTCGTGCTCCCAGCCGCTCTCGGGGCGCCCCTGCCGATCATCGTCGTCGGGCTCGTCACGGCTGGTGCAGGCTCAACGATCTGGAGGATCATCGTCGCCGTCATCCGGCAGCAGACGACGCCGAGGCATCTCATCGGCAGGGTCTACTCCGCCTCCCGCGTCGTCAACTGGGGAGCCCTTCCGCTCGGCGCCGCACTCGCCGCCCTCGGCGTCGAGACGCTGGGGGTGCCCGGAGTCTTCTGGATCGGCAGCGGGCTGTCGATCGGGATCTGCGGGTGGCTGACAGCGGCAATGCCACGCATGAAGGCGAGGATCGACGAGGCAGAGGCAGAGGCAGAGGCAGAGGCAGAGGCAGAGGCAGAAGTTATATTCAACCTAAAGGTTGACAAACAGTCGAAGCGGCCCTAG